TCCATGAGAACTACCCAGTCAAGGATGTTATCTCACGTCCTCACGCAAATAGAACACGCATgtaagaaaaatagaaaatttaaataaaaggaTTATTTTATCAATTTCTATACTTCCAACTGAAGTGCACGCCATTCTTGTAAAACTATCCGATGAAACAactcctttctttcttttccaaatGGCTTTTCTGGCCAagtttttcctttgtttgttgttgaagATTCCACATGGCAACAAGAAAAGTCAATAAGAATCGCTATTGATGTCATGACATTGAACTGTTCCTTTGATGTCGTGTAAAGGTGGATGAGCTGAAGTCCATCACCGTCAGCcaaataagaaaacaacagaCGTGTTTGTATTTTCTCGTAGGCTATCTTTTGTCGTTTGAAGAAGGATCAATCTTTTAATACTCCAACAACGTCATTGCCTCGATGTACTATCCGTTGCGTTAAAAGGAAACGTCATTGCCTCGATGTACTATCCGTTGCGTTAAAAGGACGCAGTCGTCAGGTTTGTAAGACTCCAAAGCCAGTTAAAGTGGACAATCTGGTTTGTAACTAGACTTGAAATGCCGGttcgttttcatcaattgGTATTTTCCCAGCGTTCCACAGGGTGAAATTATGCCGGAAATCAAAAGCTTATTATTAGAGACAATCCATCAAAAGGTAACTTTTCCTTTTGTGAAATTGTCGGTTGATTGCAACATCAGACTGCCAGGGTAAAATTGCGGtgcaattttctttaaatggcAAATCCAAACTTCTTTTGGAAGTGTGCCAGTATAAACAAAAACTGTTTGTACACACACGCAAGCACATGTAGCTTGAGGGAAGACCGCAAGGCCAGGTAGACAAACACGCGTGGGCTATAAAACGGAATCTTCGTCTAGTGGTCAGGTACCAGACTCCAAACGATTTTCATTAGACAACAACCTCGTCCACAAACAATCCAtacccccttaaaaaaaatgaacaaggtATAATTGGACGTTAATTATTTTCACACTTTCAATTaaacgtttttctttgctaCGTCATAGATGATTACCATCACGTTGTGCGCTGTTCTCGCTGTGGTTACGGCTCGTCCCCAAGTGTTCCAAGGTGATGCTTTTTAGTCCAACGTTGACATTGTTTTTGCTTTAGTTGTTAATTACCTTGACCTATGTATAAATCACAGcgttaaaaaattaactaaGTTTAAATTAACGTTTTGCAGCAACTGGAACTGGCTCAGGATTCGGAACTGGTGGTAATCCTCTGTTCGGAAATGGAGCTGCTCCTCTTCTAGGTGGGGCTGGAGTTCTTCCAGTACAACCAGCTGGACAACTAGCTTTCCCCGGTTTCAATCGTAAGAtaccagcatttaaaatgtggatattcacattttttaaactcatggtgtttgtttttatctaTCAGTTGGTACGGGATCCGGAGCTGGAGCTGGAACGGGTAACGCTGGTCCTGGAGGAGTGTCAGCTTCAGgggtaaaaaataaacagaaggCTTTTATGAGAAAGTATTGAAATTTCATGGATACCATTCGATTGCAGGTTGGCATTGCGAGCGCACAGGACGGTGGAGCTGCAACTGGATCTGGAACAGGCACGGCTGCTTTGGATCTTCTAAGCGGACAAGCTGCAGCAACTGGTTCTGGCAGCGGTAGCAGCGTCGGAAAATAATTTCGTTATTTCTAAGTCATTTCTTGGGCAATCACTGTGTGACACAACATGAATATTTGTTAATCACTTCTCATTTCGAAAATTGTTTGGCGTCAATAAATTTGTAGCCTGATATTAGGCaagtaaaaaattttctatCGTTTTCTTAATTTGTGACAGTATAACAATCATCCCAAAACAAACATGCATAAATCAGGAATATTACAAATGGTAAAATATCAGTATTAAGCGAAATCAATTCTGAACAGGATTTTTCTATGTATGGCAAGTTCTAAATACGAAATAACTGAGAATGATCTATCCTTAGTCCGTTGGATATTCAATATACAACTGGGACAATGTCAGTCGCCTGTGATGCAACTtgcaaggttttttttctagaaagcAGGGCACTGAAAATATAGCCTTAGCAACACTATGACTTGGAAGTAATCTCACAGTCATGTCAGCTTTCTCTGGTTCGTCCTCGTGGACCCTGTCATCAAGTCACGTTTAACAGTTAATGGGTACCTTACCCGTAAAGACAGATGTCGACAAGCTCCATCTTCTTTTGGGAACAAATGCAAATGGACAAGTCACGTATTTGTTCTGCCTTGA
This genomic interval from Daphnia magna isolate NIES linkage group LG8, ASM2063170v1.1, whole genome shotgun sequence contains the following:
- the LOC116929017 gene encoding putative per-hexamer repeat protein 5 isoform X3, which produces MNKMITITLCAVLAVVTARPQVFQATGTGSGFGTGGNPLFGNGAAPLLGGAGVLPVQPAGQLAFPGFNLGTGSGAGAGTGNAGPGGVSASGVGISSAQNGGVGTGTGTGTAFLNAFTGQAGATGTGSGSSVGK
- the LOC116929017 gene encoding putative per-hexamer repeat protein 5 isoform X1 — its product is MNKMITITLCAVLAVVTARPQVFQATGTGSGFGTGGNPLFGNGAAPLLGGAGVLPVQPAGQLAFPGFNLGTGSGAGAGTGNAGPGGVSASGVGIASAQDGGAATGSGTGTAALDLLSGQAAATGSGSGSSVGK